In Gouania willdenowi chromosome 15, fGouWil2.1, whole genome shotgun sequence, one DNA window encodes the following:
- the LOC114476874 gene encoding glutathione S-transferase alpha-1-like isoform X1 — MSEKPVLYYFNARGKMETIRWLLTVAEVDFDEVFLTSRDQYLKLLENGDLLFQQVPVVEIDGIKLAQSRAILNYIAEKYNLYGKDLKDRAMIDMYSEGLMDLTQMIRLLSWLSDPKDQLEEIEKKAKERYLPVFEKALTGAVYLVGGKFSCADVYLLECTLMLEESFVGILKDFGNLKSFQGRMLQIPAVNRFLLPGSKRKLPFDQKSLALAKQVFNMKS; from the exons ATGTCTGAGAAACCAGTGCTGTACTACTTCAATGCAAGGGGGAAAATGGAGACAATCCGTTGGCTACTGACTGTGGCAGAAGTGGAC TTTGATGAAGTTTTCCTGACCAGTAGGGACCAGTATCTAAAGCTTCTGGAGA ACGGAGATCTGTTGTTTCAACAAGTCCCAGTGGTGGAAATCGATGGAATAAAACTTGCCCAGTCAAGAGCAATCCTGAATTACATCGCAGAGAAATACAACCTGTATGGAAAAGATCTCAAAGACCGTGCCAT GATCGACATGTACTCAGAGGGACTGATGGATCTCACTCAAATGATCAGGTTGTTATCCTGGCTCTCAGACCCAAAGGACCAACTGGAGGAGATTGAGAAGAAAGCAAAAGAACGCTACCTTCCTGTGTTTGAAAAG GCTCTAACTGGTGCAGTGTACCTGGTAGGAGGCAAGTTCAGCTGTGCTGATGTGTATCTGCTTGAATGCACTCTGATGTTGGAGGAGAGTTTTGTGGGAATTCTGAAAGATTTTGGCAACCTGAAG TCTTTCCAGGGAAGGATGTTGCAAATTCCAGCCGTCAACAGGTTTCTGCTTCCAGGGAGTAAGAGGAAGCTGCCGTTTGACCAGAAATCACTGGCACTTGCCAAACAAGTCTTCAACATGAAATCTTAA
- the LOC114476874 gene encoding glutathione S-transferase 3-like isoform X2 — MSEKPVLYYFNARGKMETIRWLLTVAEVDFDEVFLTSRDQYLKLLENGDLLFQQVPVVEIDGIKLAQSRAILNYIAEKYNLYGKDLKDRAMIDMYSEGLMDLTQMIRLLSWLSDPKDQLEEIEKKAKERYLPVFEKALTGAVYLVGGKFSCADVYLLECTLMLEESFVGILKDFGNLKKNSSLRPSAVFPGKDVANSSRQQVSASRE, encoded by the exons ATGTCTGAGAAACCAGTGCTGTACTACTTCAATGCAAGGGGGAAAATGGAGACAATCCGTTGGCTACTGACTGTGGCAGAAGTGGAC TTTGATGAAGTTTTCCTGACCAGTAGGGACCAGTATCTAAAGCTTCTGGAGA ACGGAGATCTGTTGTTTCAACAAGTCCCAGTGGTGGAAATCGATGGAATAAAACTTGCCCAGTCAAGAGCAATCCTGAATTACATCGCAGAGAAATACAACCTGTATGGAAAAGATCTCAAAGACCGTGCCAT GATCGACATGTACTCAGAGGGACTGATGGATCTCACTCAAATGATCAGGTTGTTATCCTGGCTCTCAGACCCAAAGGACCAACTGGAGGAGATTGAGAAGAAAGCAAAAGAACGCTACCTTCCTGTGTTTGAAAAG GCTCTAACTGGTGCAGTGTACCTGGTAGGAGGCAAGTTCAGCTGTGCTGATGTGTATCTGCTTGAATGCACTCTGATGTTGGAGGAGAGTTTTGTGGGAATTCTGAAAGATTTTGGCAACCTGAAG AAAAACTCCTCATTGCGTCCGTCTGCAGTCTTTCCAGGGAAGGATGTTGCAAATTCCAGCCGTCAACAGGTTTCTGCTTCCAGGGAGTAA
- the LOC114476869 gene encoding glutathione S-transferase A2-like: protein MSEKPVLYYFNARGRMETIRWLLTVAEVDFDEVFLTSRDQYLKLLENGDLLFQQVPMVEIDGMKLVQTRAILNYIAEKYNLHGKDLKDRAMIDMYSEGVKDLNEMIIMLIMSPDPKAKLEEIEKKAKERYLPVFEKALTGPVYLVGGKLSCADVYLLECTLMLEEKFAGILKDFGNVKSFQGRMLQIPAVNRFLLPGSKRKLPLDQKTLALAKEVFNLKF, encoded by the exons ATGTCTGAGAAACCAGTGCTGTACTACTTCAATGCAAGGGGGAGAATGGAGACAATCCGTTGGCTACTGACTGTGGCAGAAGTGGAC TTTGATGAAGTTTTCCTGACCAGTAGGGACCAGTATCTAAAGCTTCTGGAGA ACGGAGATCTGTTGTTTCAACAAGTCCCAATGGTGGAAATCGATGGCATGAAGCTTGTCCAGACAAGAGCAATCCTGAATTACATCGCAGAGAAATACAACCTGCATGGAAAAGATCTCAAAGACCGTGCCAT GATCGACATGTACTCAGAGGGAGTGAAGGATCTCAATGAAATGATCATAATGTTGATCATGAGCCCAGACCCAAAGGCCAAACTGGAGGAGATTGAGAAGAAAGCAAAAGAACGCTACCTTCCTGTGTTTGAAAAG GCTCTAACTGGTCCAGTGTACCTGGTAGGAGGCAAGCTCAGCTGTGCTGATGTGTACCTGCTTGAATGCACTCTGATGTTGGAGGAGAAATTTGCAGGAATTCTTAAAGATTTTGGCAACGTGAAG TCTTTCCAGGGAAGGATGTTGCAAATTCCAGCCGTCAACAGGTTTCTGCTTCCAGGGAGTAAGAGGAAGCTGCCCCTTGACCAGAAAACACTGGCACTTGCCAAGGAAGTCTTCAACCTGAAATTCTAA
- the LOC114476870 gene encoding glutathione S-transferase A2-like, with protein MSEKPVLYYFNARGKMETIRWLLTVAEVDFDEVFLTSRDQYLKLLENGDLLFQQVPMVEIDGMKLVQTRAILNYIAEKYNLHGKDLKDRAMIDMYSEGVMDLNEMIIMLIFSPDPKAKLEEIEKKAKERYLPVFEKALTGPVYLVGGKLSCADVYLLECTLMLEEKFAGILKDFGNLKSFQGRMLQIPAVNRFLLPGSKRKPPPDHKILAVAKEVFNMKF; from the exons ATGTCTGAGAAACCAGTGCTGTACTACTTCAATGCAAGAGGGAAAATGGAGACAATCCGTTGGCTACTGACTGTGGCAGAAGTGGAC TTTGATGAAGTTTTCCTGACCAGTAGGGACCAGTATCTAAAGCTTCTGGAGA ACGGAGATCTGTTGTTTCAACAAGTCCCAATGGTGGAAATCGATGGCATGAAGCTTGTCCAGACAAGAGCAATCCTGAATTACATCGCAGAGAAATACAACCTGCATGGAAAAGATCTCAAAGACCGTGCCAT GATCGACATGTACTCAGAGGGAGTGATGGATCTCAATGAAATGATCATAATGTTGATCTTTAGCCCAGACCCAAAGGCCAAACTGGAGGAGATTGAGAAGAAAGCAAAAGAACGCTACCTTCCTGTGTTTGAAAAG GCTCTAACTGGTCCAGTGTACCTGGTAGGAGGCAAGCTCAGCTGTGCTGATGTGTACCTGCTTGAATGCACTCTGATGTTGGAGGAGAAATTTGCAGGAATTCTTAAAGATTTTGGCAACCTGAAG TCTTTCCAGGGAAGGATGTTGCAAATTCCAGCCGTCAACAGGTTTCTGCTTCCAGGGAGTAAGAGGAAGCCACCGCCTGACCACAAAATACTGGCAGTTGCCAAAGAAGTCTTCAACATGAAATTCTAA
- the LOC114476873 gene encoding glutathione S-transferase A2-like — protein sequence MSEKPVLYYFNARGKMETIRWLLTVAEVDFDEVFLTSRDQYLKLLENGDLLFQQVPMVEIDGMKLVQTRAILNYIAEKYNLHGKDLKDRAMIDMYSEGVMDLNEMIMMLIMSPDPKAKLEEIEKKAKERYLPVFEKALTGPVYLVGGKLSCADVYLLECTLMLEEKFAGILKDFGNLKSFQGRMLQIPAVNRFLLPGSKRKPPPDHKLLALAKEVFNMKF from the exons ATGTCTGAGAAACCAGTGCTGTACTACTTCAATGCAAGGGGGAAAATGGAGACAATCCGTTGGCTACTGACTGTGGCAGAAGTGGAC TTTGATGAAGTTTTCCTGACCAGTAGGGACCAGTATCTAAAACTTCTGGAGA ACGGAGATCTGTTGTTTCAACAAGTCCCAATGGTGGAAATCGATGGCATGAAGCTTGTCCAGACAAGAGCAATCCTGAATTACATCGCAGAGAAATACAACCTGCATGGAAAAGATCTCAAAGACCGTGCCAT GATCGACATGTACTCAGAGGGAGTGATGGATCTCAATGAAATGATCATGATGTTGATCATGAGCCCAGACCCAAAGGCCAAACTGGAGGAGATTGAGAAGAAAGCAAAAGAACGCTACCTTCCTGTGTTTGAAAAG GCTCTAACTGGTCCAGTGTACCTGGTAGGAGGCAAGCTCAGCTGTGCTGATGTGTACCTGCTTGAATGCACTCTGATGTTGGAGGAGAAATTTGCAGGAATTCTTAAAGATTTTGGCAACCTGAAG TCTTTCCAGGGAAGGATGTTGCAAATTCCAGCCGTCAACAGGTTTCTGCTTCCTGGGAGTAAGAGGAAGCCACCGCCTGACCACAAACTACTGGCACTTGCCAAAGAAGTCTTCAACATGAAATTCTAA